The genomic segment GGCGCGCTGCGGGCTCGTCGCGTAGGGGAACTGACGTTCCTCGCCGGGACGCTGGTTGACCTGGGGTGGAATGAGCTCGTGCGGGTGGCCGCCGGGCGGGGTTATCCCCAGACCCGCCGAGCGGACGTCGGCGACGTCGTCGTGCTCATCGACGTAGGCGCTCTGCTCCGGTGACCAGAAGCCCTGCATTTCCAGTTCGGTGGTCACGCCGAATGTCAGTGCTATGCGCAGGAATTCCGGTTCGGTGTGGGTGTGCGCGTCGATGAGGCCGGGAAGCAGCGTCCCACCGTTGGCGTCGAACACGTCGATGTCTGCCGGCGGATGCGTTCCGACGTTGACGATCGTTCCGTCGTGGATCAGCACGCAGCTGTGGTCGGTGATGTTCTCGCCGTCGAAGATGCGTGCGTTGGCGATCGCGGTGAACGGATTGGTGCTCATGGTTTCTCCTGATCTCGTCGTCAGTGGCGGGGCGCGGAAGTCCCGGCCGGTATGCGAAACCCTTGTCCGATGTGGAGGGTCTTGATACGCCAACCGGCGGGTGTGCGCACATAGGTCATCTCGGCGCCCATATGGACCGTTCCGGGCCGGCCGTCATAGACCGACGCGATCCACAGTTGCCATCGGGCGGTGGCGGTGTCGGCGTCGGCGTCGACGGTGATGATCGGGTTGAGGAACGTGTGCATCGCACAGGTCACGCGGGCCGTGGCGGCGGGTAGTTCGGCGGCGATGGCCTGGGCGCCGACCGTGGTCCCGAAATCATCGCTGCTCCAACGTGCATCGGCGGTGAAAACTTCGCTGATGGCGGCCAGGTCAAGTGCCTTGCCGTCGTACCCATGGTTGATCGCGTCGGCGTAACGCGCCGTCACGATCTTGATAGCTTCGGTGTCTTCGATCCGGCACAACCGCTGTTCGACAAGCGATTCAGTCATGGCCGCGCCTCCGTGGGGCGGCGTGCGGCCGCGGCGACGTGCGCGAGGGTCTCGGTCAGGGCCCCAGCCGTGTCGTAGGGGGCCGTCGGCCAGCGCGCGGCGATGTAGCCGTCCGGCCGAACCAGGGTCGCGCCGGTGCGGGACAGTCCATAAGCGTCGAGAAACGCCTGCGGTCCAACAACTTTCGCCGGGTCGATAAGCTCGAATGTCGTGGGGACGCCGACCTCTTGAACAGCCTCGGCGACGGCGGGCGCCCAACGGTGATCCTCGGCGAGAACCGTCCAGGTCGCTCCGAAGAGGTCCAGGGTCGAGATGGTGTGGCCGTTATCGGTATGCAGCCACAGGTGCGGTGCCCGGGTGCCGGGCTGACCTGCCCACTGGTCGGGGCGCTGGGCAGGTGGCAGATCTGCCGGGGCACCGTCTATGGCGGCCGAGCGGTAGAGCTGGCCGAGTTCCATGGCGACGTCGTCGATGACGGGAGTGTCGCTCACCGGGCCGCTCAGGTGTGCCTTGTAGTCGGCTCGGGCGAAGATCTGTTCGTGGCGCAGCCACGCGATCGGTCGCCGTTCGGCGTCGTAGGTGTCCAGCAGCTGCGGTGTCGAGGTGCCGGCCAGGACGGCGGCGAGCTTCCACGCGAGGTTGTGGACGTCGTCGATGCCGGTGTTGGCGCCGTAGCCGCCGCGATTGGGGGGAAGCTGGTGGGCGGCGTCACCGGTCAGAAAGACGCGCCCACTGTTGAACCGGTCGGCGATCCGGGCCGCTAACTCCCAGCGTCCGGTGGTGAGAAGTTCGATCGGCAGATCGTCATCGCCGACGGCGCGCCGGATCAATCGGCGTTGCTCGTCTTCGGAGTAGTCGCGGTCTTCGGGGAGCATCAGCACCCACCGGCCGTCGCTGTAGGTCGTCAGGAACGTGTCCCAGCCGGGCTGACTGATCTCGAACTGCACCACGCCGCTTTCCAGGTAGGCATCGAGCGGGGCGCGGAACAGGATGCTGCTCTGCACCGACAGCAGTCCCTG from the Mycobacterium lentiflavum genome contains:
- a CDS encoding nuclear transport factor 2 family protein, encoding MTESLVEQRLCRIEDTEAIKIVTARYADAINHGYDGKALDLAAISEVFTADARWSSDDFGTTVGAQAIAAELPAATARVTCAMHTFLNPIITVDADADTATARWQLWIASVYDGRPGTVHMGAEMTYVRTPAGWRIKTLHIGQGFRIPAGTSAPRH
- a CDS encoding FAD-dependent monooxygenase, which encodes MTSEHPESTPVLVVGGSLVGLSAAVFLAWRGVPVVLVERHQGSSKHPRAIGYTARTLELFRAVGISVPDTAHVGGPPRRARVESLAGNWQEEYPWSQPGSRPDIEYSPVHTTAIAQDHLEPILRDRAATLGADLRLGTELVAFTQDDEGVSATVRRRDTGAPYALRAQYMIAADGADSPVREALGIGRSGQGLLSVQSSILFRAPLDAYLESGVVQFEISQPGWDTFLTTYSDGRWVLMLPEDRDYSEDEQRRLIRRAVGDDDLPIELLTTGRWELAARIADRFNSGRVFLTGDAAHQLPPNRGGYGANTGIDDVHNLAWKLAAVLAGTSTPQLLDTYDAERRPIAWLRHEQIFARADYKAHLSGPVSDTPVIDDVAMELGQLYRSAAIDGAPADLPPAQRPDQWAGQPGTRAPHLWLHTDNGHTISTLDLFGATWTVLAEDHRWAPAVAEAVQEVGVPTTFELIDPAKVVGPQAFLDAYGLSRTGATLVRPDGYIAARWPTAPYDTAGALTETLAHVAAAARRPTEARP